The following are encoded in a window of bacterium genomic DNA:
- a CDS encoding DUF3592 domain-containing protein, whose amino-acid sequence MNLLITVSFCLMLSALLYFITGRKLELKNRKIWLGSMTVVLLLATSVMFFAQKELDNYQAYRAWLPTPARVISAQVVGKRAFRPEIIYTYTVNGFSVTDTTDMEVPGFGSKSNRFNVARNEVASVREDSTFVVYYNPANVVEHLSHIRPPHTIYIMYSTGGCFFIAGSYIFLVGLFQTKKNKLD is encoded by the coding sequence ATGAATTTACTAATAACAGTATCGTTTTGTCTGATGTTATCAGCTCTTCTGTATTTTATTACCGGCCGTAAGTTGGAATTAAAAAATAGAAAAATATGGCTTGGCAGTATGACCGTCGTTCTCCTGTTGGCAACAAGTGTTATGTTTTTTGCGCAAAAGGAATTGGATAACTATCAGGCGTATCGGGCGTGGTTGCCGACGCCTGCGCGTGTTATTTCTGCGCAAGTTGTAGGGAAAAGGGCTTTCAGACCGGAAATTATTTATACATATACGGTAAACGGTTTTTCGGTAACTGATACGACCGATATGGAAGTTCCCGGATTTGGGAGCAAATCTAACCGGTTTAACGTAGCAAGAAATGAAGTAGCTTCCGTGAGAGAAGATTCGACGTTTGTTGTTTATTATAATCCGGCAAATGTGGTTGAACACCTTTCACATATACGTCCTCCCCATACGATCTATATAATGTATTCAACCGGAGGATGCTTTTTTATAGCAGGAAGCTATATTTTTCTTGTCGGATTATTTCAAACTAAAAAAAATAAACTGGATTAA
- a CDS encoding thioredoxin family protein has product MSYIVWLHLILAVNSNTNDLVWHKFDQGLALAAKENKAILIDVYTDWCGWCKKMDQDTYSDPRVVKYLRENFVLIRMNPETDGPVSYEGEQYPAAAFAQSMQVTGYPATAFFESNGKMITMVPGYIQSDDFLNILKYMAEKKYYTVSYEDFLKAK; this is encoded by the coding sequence ATGAGTTATATAGTTTGGCTTCATTTAATTTTGGCTGTGAATTCTAACACAAATGATTTGGTTTGGCATAAATTTGATCAAGGTCTTGCTTTAGCGGCTAAAGAAAACAAAGCTATATTGATTGATGTTTATACGGATTGGTGCGGATGGTGTAAAAAAATGGATCAGGATACCTATTCCGATCCGCGTGTTGTAAAATACCTACGCGAAAATTTTGTGCTGATACGAATGAACCCTGAAACGGACGGACCGGTGAGCTACGAAGGAGAACAATATCCGGCGGCGGCTTTTGCGCAAAGTATGCAGGTAACGGGCTACCCGGCTACAGCATTTTTCGAATCCAACGGGAAAATGATCACGATGGTACCGGGATATATTCAATCCGATGATTTTTTGAATATTTTAAAATATATGGCCGAAAAAAAATATTACACTGTCAGTTACGAAGATTTTTTGAAAGCCAAATGA
- a CDS encoding enoyl-CoA hydratase/isomerase family protein — translation MSYKNILFEVKNKIAYLTINRPDKLNALNTETFMEIMDAMKKANEDASVSGVIVTGSGEKAFVAGADISELAVQTPVTAKEFALRSEVVLCYIERMHKPVIAAINGFALGGGCEFAMACHMRIASENAKFGQPEVNLGLIAGNGGTQRLPRLVGKGRAIEILCTGDMISAEDAFRMGLANRIVKKEELIPTCEKILQTIASKAPVAVKLTLEAVQSGMEMTLAEGLNFEANLFGLVFSSDDMKEGTKAFLEKRKANFQGK, via the coding sequence ATGTCTTACAAAAACATTTTATTCGAAGTAAAAAACAAGATTGCTTATCTGACAATTAACAGGCCGGATAAACTAAATGCATTGAATACGGAAACATTCATGGAAATCATGGATGCGATGAAAAAAGCTAATGAGGATGCCTCCGTAAGCGGCGTCATCGTTACGGGTAGCGGAGAAAAAGCGTTTGTTGCCGGCGCGGATATTTCTGAACTTGCCGTACAAACACCGGTAACGGCCAAAGAATTTGCCCTCCGAAGCGAAGTGGTTCTTTGTTACATCGAACGGATGCACAAACCGGTTATAGCCGCGATCAACGGTTTTGCGCTAGGCGGCGGATGTGAGTTTGCGATGGCATGCCACATGCGCATCGCTTCCGAAAATGCAAAGTTTGGGCAGCCGGAAGTGAATCTCGGTCTTATCGCCGGTAATGGCGGTACGCAACGTTTACCGCGCCTTGTCGGCAAAGGGCGTGCGATCGAAATTCTTTGTACAGGCGATATGATTTCAGCTGAAGATGCATTCCGGATGGGCTTGGCAAATCGTATAGTCAAAAAAGAAGAACTGATACCGACGTGCGAAAAAATCCTGCAAACGATCGCTTCAAAAGCACCGGTAGCCGTGAAACTCACGCTCGAAGCCGTTCAAAGCGGAATGGAAATGACATTGGCTGAAGGTCTTAATTTTGAGGCCAATTTATTCGGACTTGTATTCAGCAGCGATGATATGAAGGAAGGAACCAAGGCGTTTTTGGAAAAACGAAAAGCCAATTTTCAGGGTAAATAA
- a CDS encoding NADH-quinone oxidoreductase subunit N — protein sequence MEIVIPDTNITAIMPQVILTIGACVTLLMGVFTPHLRKWAGYVAFATCVIAFLDVMTMWDTKMVAFSGMITLNYYTHAFSIVILASAALVCLVTYDDVSEHKVGEFFSVLLMSTTGMLIMVASMNLMVIFLGLEIMSIGLYILISINRSKIRSLEAGMKYFLLGAFASGFFLYGIALTYGATGSFDLARIANYLSMNNLLGDPLALAGTSLLIIGFGFKVALVPFHMWSPDVYQGSPAPVTAFIASGPKVAAFAAFARVFIDTFNTLAIEWSEVLFWICVISMIGGNLMALVQRDIKRMLAFSSISHAGYIIMAILAGPKLMDSNPNLAMDSILYYVMVYSLMNICAFTIIHVFETREGRNLKVDDFAGFGFRYPLLSVAMSIAMLSMAGFPLTGGFIGKLRVFSAAVDAGYVALTIVAVITSTISVYYYLGVMVKMYFTDAENPLEDIYLSKSTRTALALSSAGLVLLGVIPTVIADVVRTVFQAFV from the coding sequence GTGGAAATAGTCATTCCGGATACGAATATAACAGCGATCATGCCGCAGGTGATCCTGACCATCGGCGCATGCGTAACATTATTGATGGGTGTTTTTACACCCCATCTGAGAAAATGGGCGGGTTATGTCGCGTTTGCGACATGTGTGATCGCATTTCTTGATGTGATGACGATGTGGGATACTAAAATGGTAGCGTTTAGCGGTATGATAACGCTAAACTATTACACGCATGCTTTCAGTATCGTCATACTCGCGAGCGCTGCGCTAGTTTGCCTCGTGACATACGACGACGTGAGTGAACATAAAGTAGGCGAATTCTTTTCGGTGTTGCTGATGTCAACGACGGGCATGCTGATCATGGTGGCAAGTATGAACCTGATGGTGATTTTCCTCGGGCTTGAGATCATGTCCATAGGTTTATATATCCTTATCAGTATTAACCGGTCTAAAATTCGTTCGCTGGAAGCCGGTATGAAGTATTTTTTACTTGGCGCTTTTGCATCCGGTTTTTTTCTTTATGGTATTGCATTGACCTACGGAGCAACGGGGAGTTTTGACCTTGCACGAATAGCTAACTATCTTTCAATGAATAATTTGCTCGGCGATCCTCTGGCGTTGGCGGGCACTTCGCTATTAATTATTGGTTTCGGTTTTAAGGTTGCGTTAGTTCCATTTCACATGTGGTCGCCCGATGTATATCAAGGTTCGCCCGCTCCGGTAACAGCATTCATCGCGAGTGGTCCCAAAGTAGCCGCATTTGCAGCTTTTGCGCGTGTATTCATTGACACCTTCAATACGTTAGCGATCGAATGGTCTGAAGTGCTTTTTTGGATCTGTGTGATCAGCATGATCGGCGGAAACCTGATGGCATTGGTACAACGCGATATCAAACGTATGCTTGCATTTTCGAGTATTTCACATGCCGGATATATCATCATGGCTATACTCGCCGGACCGAAGTTAATGGATAGTAATCCTAACCTAGCGATGGATTCGATACTCTACTACGTCATGGTTTATTCGCTGATGAATATATGTGCGTTTACAATCATTCACGTTTTTGAAACGCGTGAAGGTCGAAACCTTAAGGTAGATGATTTTGCCGGGTTTGGATTTCGCTATCCCCTGTTAAGCGTTGCGATGTCTATTGCAATGTTATCTATGGCCGGATTCCCTCTTACCGGCGGATTTATAGGAAAGTTAAGAGTGTTCTCGGCAGCTGTGGATGCAGGTTATGTGGCCCTGACGATCGTCGCTGTTATCACTTCTACGATTTCGGTATATTATTATCTCGGTGTTATGGTCAAAATGTATTTTACGGATGCGGAAAACCCGCTTGAAGATATTTATCTTTCCAAGTCCACACGCACAGCGCTCGCACTAAGCAGCGCCGGGCTTGTATTGCTTGGCGTGATACCGACGGTGATCGCTGACGTGGTACGTACTGTGTTTCAAGCTTTTGTTTAA
- a CDS encoding D-alanine--D-alanine ligase gives MKIAVLYGGNSSERNVSLNSGLAVISALHKMSHDVLTVDPAFGGCIKEYEIKAVGELPPTEEELRDLPGSKNPHTIVEALNFISEKKVDVVFNALHGGIGENGALQAMMDVYGLTYTGSGSAASAIAMNKTLTKRIAETERVPSAAYVFLPRNTDQNQIDEIVRSKVSGKIVVKPNDDGSSVGLSIVNPGESLQEAFRKAAAIGDVLFESFIDGRELTVAVLGDQTLPVVEIKPEGGVYDYKHKYTKGLTQYFCPAEIDPVISKKAQEFAIKAFRSVGCKGYARVDFRMNQSSELFCLEINTLPGMTATSLVPKAAKAGGMEFEELVEKIIQLALP, from the coding sequence ATGAAAATTGCGGTATTATATGGAGGTAATTCCAGCGAACGTAATGTTTCGCTGAATTCCGGTCTTGCGGTGATTTCCGCACTTCATAAAATGAGTCATGACGTACTAACGGTAGATCCGGCATTTGGCGGGTGTATAAAGGAGTACGAAATTAAAGCCGTAGGAGAATTGCCGCCGACCGAAGAGGAATTGCGCGATTTACCGGGAAGTAAAAATCCACATACGATTGTCGAAGCATTAAATTTTATCAGCGAAAAAAAAGTTGATGTCGTTTTTAATGCGCTCCATGGCGGTATCGGAGAAAATGGCGCCTTGCAGGCCATGATGGATGTTTATGGTTTGACATATACCGGCTCCGGTTCAGCGGCAAGCGCGATAGCCATGAATAAAACGCTCACCAAGCGTATTGCTGAAACGGAAAGGGTGCCTTCGGCTGCATATGTATTTTTGCCGCGAAATACCGATCAAAATCAAATAGATGAAATTGTACGATCAAAAGTTTCCGGTAAAATAGTAGTCAAACCCAATGACGACGGATCTTCGGTAGGCCTCAGTATCGTAAATCCCGGTGAATCATTGCAGGAAGCTTTTCGGAAAGCTGCGGCCATTGGCGATGTTTTATTTGAAAGTTTTATTGACGGTAGAGAATTGACGGTCGCAGTTCTTGGTGATCAGACATTGCCAGTCGTAGAGATCAAGCCCGAGGGTGGTGTGTATGATTATAAACACAAATACACAAAAGGTCTTACCCAGTATTTTTGCCCGGCGGAAATAGATCCGGTTATTTCAAAAAAGGCGCAAGAATTTGCAATAAAAGCATTCCGATCCGTCGGATGCAAAGGTTATGCACGGGTAGATTTTAGAATGAATCAATCCAGTGAACTTTTTTGTTTAGAAATAAACACTTTGCCCGGAATGACCGCCACGAGCCTTGTACCCAAAGCGGCGAAAGCGGGGGGGATGGAATTTGAGGAATTAGTAGAAAAAATTATTCAATTAGCATTACCATAA
- a CDS encoding SDR family NAD(P)-dependent oxidoreductase — protein MNSANQNKLCLVTGALGHLGQALSGCLLEEGYHVVGVGAGGVSNENFKKTDFFKYVSGKETWTFYSTNLTSEEEVTQLFQSVSQNNNSLLALVNLVGGIYPWSMLHEVEAKTWDATIDLNLKTAFLCSREALKVMIPQRCGKIINIGALAGIRGNTMAGPYGAAKAALINMTETMAEENKGNNIQVNAVVPGIIDTPTNRQSMPDADFSTWVKPQSIAEVISFLVSEKSNALTGSVLRVTGKL, from the coding sequence ATGAATTCTGCTAATCAAAATAAATTGTGTCTAGTTACGGGCGCATTGGGTCACTTAGGGCAAGCGCTAAGTGGATGCCTTCTTGAAGAAGGTTATCACGTAGTAGGCGTCGGCGCGGGCGGCGTTTCAAATGAAAATTTTAAAAAAACCGACTTTTTCAAATATGTTTCCGGAAAAGAAACTTGGACATTTTACTCAACTAACTTGACCAGCGAGGAGGAAGTCACTCAATTATTCCAATCCGTATCACAAAATAACAATTCGTTATTGGCTTTAGTCAACCTTGTCGGCGGCATTTATCCGTGGTCTATGTTACATGAAGTTGAAGCCAAAACATGGGACGCAACGATCGATCTTAACCTCAAAACGGCTTTTTTATGTTCGCGGGAAGCTCTCAAAGTAATGATTCCTCAACGTTGTGGTAAAATAATTAACATCGGCGCGCTCGCCGGTATAAGAGGTAATACGATGGCCGGACCTTATGGCGCGGCCAAAGCCGCTCTTATCAATATGACGGAAACTATGGCTGAAGAGAACAAAGGGAATAATATTCAGGTCAACGCCGTCGTACCCGGCATTATAGATACACCGACCAATCGTCAGTCTATGCCGGATGCAGATTTTAGTACGTGGGTAAAACCTCAATCTATAGCCGAAGTGATATCTTTTTTAGTCTCTGAAAAATCTAACGCACTAACAGGGTCTGTTTTGCGTGTAACCGGAAAATTATAA
- a CDS encoding hemolysin III family protein — translation MKPITDQPEYSFGEELAHAITHGIGAILSIAGLTLLVAFSALRGDAWHVVSSAIFGTTLVLLYSASTLYHSFPQPKVKRIFRIMDHSAIYLLIAGTYTPFLLVSLRGAWGWTLFGVVWGAAIAGVWFKVFHTGRFPKLSTTLYIVMGWVALVAIKPMMENIPLGGLILILAGGLTYTVGVVFYVMHRMIYHHAVWHLFVLGGSILHFFAVLLYVIP, via the coding sequence ATGAAACCTATAACCGATCAACCTGAATATTCTTTTGGTGAAGAATTAGCTCATGCTATCACACATGGTATCGGTGCCATTCTTAGTATCGCCGGTTTGACTTTGCTTGTCGCTTTTTCCGCATTACGCGGCGATGCATGGCATGTCGTATCTTCGGCAATTTTCGGAACAACATTGGTTCTTCTGTATTCAGCTTCGACACTGTATCATAGTTTCCCACAACCCAAAGTAAAACGAATTTTTCGCATCATGGATCACTCGGCGATTTATTTATTGATCGCCGGTACATATACCCCTTTTTTACTCGTGAGTCTTCGTGGCGCTTGGGGATGGACACTGTTTGGTGTTGTATGGGGCGCAGCCATAGCCGGTGTGTGGTTTAAAGTGTTTCACACAGGAAGATTTCCCAAACTTTCGACAACATTATACATCGTCATGGGTTGGGTCGCACTGGTTGCAATAAAACCGATGATGGAAAATATTCCCTTGGGCGGTCTGATACTCATACTGGCCGGAGGGCTTACTTATACCGTGGGCGTAGTATTTTATGTCATGCACCGCATGATTTATCACCATGCGGTTTGGCATTTGTTTGTTTTAGGCGGGAGTATTTTACATTTTTTTGCTGTACTTTTATATGTTATACCCTAA
- a CDS encoding phosphatase PAP2 family protein: MKTFLDKINPVDWAYFFYQAVIIVMVIAFRANLDQWTSYVLWHLLFILAGATIIHFFHDTPVFALRMFRHWYVILTYAHFFIETGMLNQIVFQGFWDKSFIEWDIRLFGTDPNLWLYDHLNNFWFNEIIHFCYFSYYIVPTALGVILFTQRDTNYFRLLLGFTVTFYVCYFIYILTPVRGPLEMREVRFLDGGWFVQIMNWIYANAEKPGAAFPSSHVAIGLLTLYYAFRYRRNLFWIFLPFMTGLVFSTVYCFYHYVVDVFAGVFVSVVMFWLCEKWYAHSLKSRFPPSI; the protein is encoded by the coding sequence ATGAAAACCTTTTTAGATAAAATTAACCCGGTGGATTGGGCCTATTTTTTTTATCAGGCTGTAATCATCGTGATGGTTATTGCTTTCCGGGCTAATCTTGATCAGTGGACATCGTATGTTCTGTGGCATTTATTATTCATTTTAGCCGGGGCAACAATCATTCATTTTTTTCATGATACGCCTGTCTTTGCTCTGCGTATGTTTAGGCATTGGTATGTCATCTTGACTTATGCTCATTTTTTTATTGAAACCGGCATGCTCAACCAAATTGTATTTCAAGGGTTTTGGGATAAGTCATTTATTGAGTGGGATATTCGATTGTTTGGCACAGATCCCAATTTATGGCTTTATGATCACTTGAATAATTTTTGGTTCAACGAAATCATTCATTTTTGTTATTTTTCATATTATATCGTTCCGACAGCGCTCGGCGTTATTTTATTTACGCAGCGCGACACCAACTATTTTCGTTTGTTATTGGGTTTTACGGTCACTTTTTATGTCTGTTATTTTATATACATACTCACACCGGTACGCGGCCCTCTGGAGATGCGCGAAGTTCGGTTTTTAGACGGCGGATGGTTTGTACAAATTATGAATTGGATATACGCCAATGCAGAAAAACCCGGAGCTGCATTTCCCAGCTCCCATGTCGCAATCGGTTTACTTACTTTATATTATGCGTTTCGCTACCGGCGAAATCTTTTCTGGATTTTTTTACCGTTTATGACAGGATTGGTTTTTTCTACGGTTTATTGTTTTTATCACTACGTCGTAGATGTCTTTGCCGGTGTTTTTGTCAGTGTTGTTATGTTTTGGTTATGTGAAAAATGGTATGCGCATTCGCTAAAATCCCGTTTCCCTCCGTCAATCTAA
- a CDS encoding AAA family ATPase: MQSSLTTLCPNCGKELTADTQPAACPHCRYLFSVDLKSFIVPEDHGLCVKEIRTGIEKERFEEVGLLIHHLIHRNFLDDKALRMIGMELHATHKDALALACCERAVQINPQDAWNHHALSETCQQIGMLEAAFKHAQEAVRLDPMESRHHARIAEVYDKQNQSTLSARSYLMAMALSGAYIKNFDQLIDDAIDLVMVESTYEELRKQHPEVRIIHFAMGNLYLGKMNYEKAETAFQQVVSSQPSNVSALNRLAEVYQKQNKPEQALEMYKRSLASEESNLDTLRNLGKLYKEKSNWAEALKYFERILKINNKDSNAAYETKEMYRKLNNPQKAIEVMKEYQRTDVSYYNWAMHHIFEILYYDLKDDKQLIELVEKTYPNKITDSFVYDYYGYSLMNTGRLDEAVKAFERFVELEPKNARVMRELGRVFCDLQRYQEAIEVLKKSFAIENKNSYGYYYLALAYHKLGKDDLARKTLNEGKQFDPTYKWFDELLTEMDPNYTPTAIPENVTETPVTTGTGVLGETVAPALPNFLRDLTQLAKEGKIENIFGRTHELMELIEVLCRRNKANPLIVGAPGVGKTVLVNGLAHLLAQKKVPDILQDYRLLELEVFAVVAGTRYVGTLEQKFMQLAQYCRQNKVIIFIDELHTLMGAGSYSSHETGGLDEMFKPLMTQPEFKLIGATTDEEYQKNIAKSGAFDRRFTRITVFEPMRDETMNILGSLRGKIEPFYHVQVSDRMLRTTYDMAEKYIKNRYFPDKACDLLERASIKASLSRSGAEGEIKEVTEEHIVQAVSQVTRIPESNIQIDAMMGMLSLEDRLRMRVIGQEEAIQKVAEVVRMTKSGLDVNPERPDGVFLFVGPTGVGKTELAKALAEALEGSDKRLVRIDMSEYNDQYALSKLIGTAPGFVGYEDEGRLTKAVREDPSAVILLDEIEKAHPKIYEAFLQVFDDGRMTDGKGNVISFSHTTMIMTSNLGAEHIYGKEKLGFSGGTEDVHKQISQGITESMRKHFSPEFLNRIDEIIVFRPLDDEALIQIAQQKLDGIVKRFADRDIRIHIEQDVAALCVRDIDSKREGARGINRQLEDMISRPLSRVMIQNPNCKAYNIKRSENEILVLRGA; the protein is encoded by the coding sequence ATGCAATCTTCACTAACCACATTGTGCCCCAATTGCGGTAAAGAATTGACGGCGGATACGCAACCGGCCGCATGCCCGCATTGTCGTTACTTGTTTAGTGTGGATTTGAAAAGTTTTATCGTACCGGAAGATCACGGGCTGTGTGTCAAAGAAATTCGCACCGGCATCGAAAAAGAACGTTTTGAAGAAGTCGGGCTTCTTATTCATCATCTTATACACCGCAATTTTTTGGATGATAAAGCACTGCGTATGATCGGTATGGAACTGCATGCGACGCATAAGGATGCACTAGCGCTTGCGTGCTGCGAACGTGCCGTACAAATCAATCCGCAAGATGCGTGGAATCATCACGCCCTGTCGGAAACATGTCAGCAGATCGGTATGCTTGAGGCGGCATTCAAACATGCCCAAGAAGCTGTTCGGTTGGATCCTATGGAGTCACGCCATCATGCGCGGATCGCCGAAGTATATGACAAACAAAATCAATCTACGCTCAGCGCTCGCTCTTATCTTATGGCGATGGCTCTCAGCGGTGCGTATATCAAAAACTTTGATCAATTGATTGATGATGCGATAGATCTTGTTATGGTGGAGTCAACCTACGAAGAGCTTCGCAAACAACATCCGGAAGTACGGATAATCCACTTCGCGATGGGCAATCTGTATCTCGGAAAGATGAATTACGAAAAAGCGGAAACCGCGTTTCAGCAAGTCGTTTCATCGCAGCCTTCCAATGTTTCCGCATTAAACCGTCTTGCGGAGGTTTATCAAAAGCAAAATAAACCCGAACAAGCGCTTGAAATGTACAAACGCAGCCTCGCATCGGAAGAATCCAATTTAGACACGTTGCGTAATCTCGGAAAACTGTATAAAGAAAAAAGCAATTGGGCAGAAGCGCTGAAATATTTTGAACGCATTCTTAAGATTAATAATAAAGACAGTAATGCGGCGTATGAAACCAAAGAAATGTATCGCAAGCTCAATAACCCTCAAAAAGCTATTGAGGTAATGAAAGAGTACCAGCGCACGGATGTGTCGTACTATAATTGGGCGATGCATCATATTTTTGAAATTCTCTACTATGATCTGAAAGACGATAAACAACTCATCGAACTCGTCGAAAAAACGTATCCTAATAAAATCACCGATTCGTTTGTTTACGATTATTATGGATATAGTTTGATGAATACGGGGCGATTGGATGAAGCCGTAAAAGCGTTTGAACGCTTTGTCGAACTTGAGCCTAAAAATGCACGAGTCATGCGCGAATTGGGACGTGTGTTTTGTGATTTGCAACGCTACCAGGAAGCCATAGAGGTTCTTAAAAAATCATTTGCCATCGAAAATAAGAATTCGTACGGCTATTATTACCTCGCCTTGGCTTATCACAAGTTAGGTAAGGATGATCTGGCCCGAAAAACATTGAACGAAGGCAAACAGTTTGATCCAACGTATAAATGGTTTGATGAACTTCTGACAGAGATGGATCCCAATTATACGCCGACGGCTATCCCGGAAAATGTAACCGAAACACCGGTTACCACCGGTACGGGCGTTTTGGGTGAAACAGTGGCGCCGGCGCTTCCGAATTTTTTACGCGATCTGACGCAATTGGCCAAAGAAGGGAAGATCGAAAACATTTTTGGCCGCACGCATGAGTTGATGGAACTGATCGAAGTTTTGTGCCGTCGGAATAAAGCTAATCCGTTGATCGTAGGCGCACCGGGCGTCGGTAAAACGGTTTTGGTGAATGGTCTTGCTCACTTACTGGCGCAAAAAAAAGTTCCCGATATTTTGCAAGATTACCGTTTGCTCGAACTGGAAGTTTTTGCTGTTGTGGCGGGTACACGATATGTCGGAACGCTTGAGCAGAAATTTATGCAACTGGCTCAATATTGCCGGCAGAACAAAGTAATTATTTTTATCGATGAGCTGCACACATTGATGGGTGCCGGTTCCTATAGTTCGCATGAAACAGGTGGGTTGGATGAAATGTTCAAACCGCTGATGACGCAACCGGAATTCAAATTGATCGGTGCGACGACGGACGAAGAATATCAGAAAAACATAGCTAAAAGCGGAGCTTTTGATCGTCGTTTTACACGTATTACGGTATTTGAACCTATGCGTGATGAGACGATGAATATACTCGGATCTTTGCGCGGAAAAATCGAACCGTTTTATCATGTGCAAGTCAGTGATCGTATGCTCCGTACGACGTACGATATGGCCGAAAAATATATCAAAAACCGTTACTTTCCGGATAAGGCCTGTGACTTACTTGAGCGCGCTTCGATCAAAGCAAGTCTGTCGCGTTCGGGCGCCGAAGGTGAAATAAAAGAAGTTACCGAAGAGCACATCGTACAAGCGGTTTCTCAAGTAACACGCATTCCCGAAAGTAATATTCAAATTGACGCCATGATGGGCATGCTGTCGCTCGAAGATCGTTTGCGCATGCGGGTGATAGGGCAAGAGGAAGCGATCCAAAAAGTCGCTGAAGTCGTACGCATGACCAAAAGCGGTCTTGATGTAAATCCGGAACGACCGGACGGTGTTTTTCTTTTTGTAGGCCCGACCGGCGTAGGAAAAACCGAATTGGCTAAAGCATTGGCCGAAGCGTTAGAAGGCAGCGATAAAAGACTTGTTCGCATTGATATGTCGGAGTATAATGATCAGTATGCCTTATCCAAACTGATCGGAACGGCACCCGGTTTTGTAGGGTATGAAGACGAAGGGCGGTTAACTAAAGCTGTGCGCGAAGATCCTTCGGCGGTAATACTTTTGGACGAAATCGAAAAAGCGCACCCAAAAATTTATGAAGCGTTTTTGCAGGTTTTTGATGACGGTCGTATGACGGATGGTAAAGGAAATGTGATTTCGTTTTCTCATACGACGATGATTATGACATCCAATCTCGGTGCCGAACATATTTATGGAAAAGAGAAACTTGGTTTTTCGGGTGGAACAGAAGATGTTCACAAGCAAATTTCGCAAGGTATCACAGAATCCATGCGAAAGCATTTTTCACCTGAATTTTTGAATCGAATTGACGAAATTATAGTGTTTAGGCCATTGGATGATGAAGCGCTTATACAAATCGCGCAGCAGAAGTTGGATGGAATAGTCAAACGTTTTGCCGACCGTGATATTCGCATCCATATCGAACAAGATGTTGCGGCGCTGTGCGTGCGAGACATCGACAGCAAACGGGAAGGCGCGCGCGGAATAAATCGTCAATTGGAAGACATGATATCCAGACCGCTGTCGCGTGTCATGATTCAAAACCCGAATTGTAAAGCTTATAACATCAAACGCAGTGAAAACGAAATACTCGTTTTGCGCGGCGCATAA
- a CDS encoding Spy/CpxP family protein refolding chaperone yields the protein MKKMIFSLLMMGAIATTQHINAQEARPLPDLGTGEEVDIFFFEDGEGFMADAPMMLDMPMMNVIMEDETGLEAEFPPMGMGDGAAEKIDLSKDQKDKIRKIRGETKKQNITLRGNLELKQIELRELLDAENPSKEQIAAKVKEIESLKTQMKMNHINARLDCRNILTKEQREKMDQMRSERRDRWHEKRGHKAMKFKRFFHGGME from the coding sequence ATGAAAAAGATGATTTTCAGTTTGCTGATGATGGGGGCGATAGCTACAACCCAACATATCAATGCACAAGAGGCAAGACCGTTGCCGGATCTAGGGACCGGCGAAGAAGTTGATATTTTCTTTTTTGAAGATGGAGAAGGTTTTATGGCCGATGCACCGATGATGCTTGATATGCCCATGATGAATGTCATTATGGAAGACGAGACGGGTCTCGAAGCAGAGTTTCCACCTATGGGTATGGGTGACGGTGCGGCCGAAAAAATAGATTTATCCAAAGATCAAAAAGATAAAATCCGAAAAATCAGAGGCGAAACAAAAAAACAAAATATCACGTTGCGCGGAAATCTTGAGCTGAAACAAATCGAGTTGCGTGAACTTTTGGACGCTGAAAATCCGTCAAAAGAACAGATTGCAGCTAAAGTAAAAGAAATAGAAAGCTTAAAAACGCAAATGAAAATGAATCATATCAATGCACGGTTGGATTGCCGCAATATTTTGACAAAAGAACAACGTGAAAAAATGGATCAAATGCGTTCCGAAAGACGCGATCGCTGGCACGAAAAGCGTGGGCACAAAGCAATGAAATTCAAACGCTTTTTCCATGGCGGTATGGAATAA